From a single Methanofollis sp. W23 genomic region:
- the zupT gene encoding zinc transporter ZupT, whose translation MMTDPASFFMAFGLTLLAGLSTGLGSLMVFFTRRTSTRFLSAALGFSAGVMLFVSFVELFSGAMEVAGPPAATFAFFCGVGVIALVDRLVPYPQNPHEVRKVEALDGEIDKGEKEAEGLYRTGLLTAAAIALHNVPEGMATFSGALLDPGIGVAIAVAIAIHNIPEGIAVSVPIYYATRSRRTAFLYSLLSGLAEPAGAVVAFLLLLPYLSGAVLGLLFAAVAGIMVFVAVDELLPAAREYGEAHLSVYGLVLGMAVMAGVLLVV comes from the coding sequence ATGATGACCGACCCCGCCTCGTTCTTCATGGCCTTCGGGCTGACCCTGCTTGCCGGGCTCTCGACCGGCCTTGGGAGCCTGATGGTCTTTTTTACCAGGCGGACGAGCACCCGTTTTCTCTCTGCCGCCCTTGGGTTCTCGGCCGGGGTGATGCTTTTCGTCTCCTTTGTCGAACTCTTTTCCGGCGCCATGGAGGTCGCCGGGCCACCGGCCGCGACCTTCGCCTTCTTCTGCGGTGTGGGGGTCATCGCCCTCGTCGACCGGCTCGTCCCCTATCCCCAGAACCCGCATGAGGTACGGAAGGTCGAGGCACTCGATGGGGAGATAGACAAGGGGGAAAAGGAGGCGGAGGGGCTGTACCGCACCGGGCTCCTCACCGCCGCGGCGATCGCTCTTCACAACGTCCCCGAAGGAATGGCCACCTTCTCAGGCGCCCTCCTCGACCCTGGCATAGGGGTGGCGATCGCGGTGGCCATCGCGATCCACAACATCCCTGAAGGGATCGCCGTCTCGGTGCCGATCTATTACGCGACCCGGAGCAGGCGGACGGCATTCCTGTACTCCCTCCTCTCAGGGCTTGCCGAACCTGCCGGGGCGGTCGTCGCCTTCCTCCTCCTCCTCCCCTATCTCAGTGGAGCGGTGCTCGGCCTCCTCTTTGCGGCGGTCGCCGGGATCATGGTCTTCGTCGCCGTCGACGAACTCCTGCCCGCGGCCAGGGAGTACGGGGAGGCGCACCTCTCAGTCTACGGCCTGGTCCTCGGGATGGCGGTGATGGCCGGGGTGCTGCTGGTGGTCTGA
- a CDS encoding DUF2551 domain-containing protein, with protein MRSPADIRTEIEARLKKYLSRDNTGIRHELLSFFVKMKTTTIPEIYEKISESFEISYHSVASMVGIIASRIGVLHVKRDPEGPNAVYEIKDAYVGMVTHLLKCA; from the coding sequence ATGCGGTCGCCGGCCGATATCAGGACAGAGATTGAGGCCCGCCTGAAGAAGTACCTCTCCAGAGACAATACCGGAATCAGGCATGAGTTGCTCTCATTCTTTGTGAAAATGAAGACGACGACAATACCAGAAATCTACGAGAAGATCTCTGAGAGTTTTGAGATCAGTTATCATTCTGTGGCCTCAATGGTGGGCATCATCGCCTCCAGGATCGGTGTCCTCCACGTAAAGCGGGACCCTGAGGGTCCAAATGCCGTCTACGAGATCAAGGACGCGTACGTCGGGATGGTCACGCACCTCCTGAAGTGCGCCTGA
- a CDS encoding PFL family protein, producing MINLLEVNETNTMIEQEKLDVRTITMGISLLDCIDADLDTLNQNIYEKITRVARDLVSTGQEIEREYGIPIVNKRISVTPIALVGGGACTCPEDFVTIARTLDAAAQETGVNFLGGYSALVSKGMTRADENLIRSIPEALASTERVCSSVNIGSTRTGINMDAVKLMGEIVLETAEATKENNSLGCAKLVVFCNAPDDNPFMAGAFHGVTEADAVINVGVSGPGVVKHALENVQGENFEVLCETVKKTAFKVTRVGQLVAREASERLGVPFGIVDLSLAPTPAVGDSVAGILEEMGLESVGAPGTTAALALLNDQVKKGGVMASSFVGGLSGAFIPVSEDQGMIDAVTRGALSIEKLEAMTCVCSVGLDMIAIPGTTPATTISGMIADEAAIGMINQKTTAVRLIPVVGKDLGDTVEFGGLLGYAPIQAVNPFGCEAFVNRGGRIPAPIHSFKN from the coding sequence ATGATCAATCTCTTAGAGGTCAACGAGACAAACACGATGATCGAGCAGGAGAAACTGGATGTCCGCACCATCACGATGGGCATCAGTCTTCTCGACTGCATCGATGCCGACCTTGACACCCTGAACCAGAATATCTACGAAAAGATCACCCGCGTCGCACGGGACCTTGTCTCGACCGGCCAGGAGATCGAGCGCGAGTACGGGATCCCGATCGTCAACAAACGCATCTCAGTCACCCCGATCGCCCTGGTGGGCGGCGGGGCCTGCACCTGCCCTGAGGACTTCGTGACGATCGCACGGACCCTTGACGCCGCCGCACAGGAGACCGGGGTAAACTTCCTCGGCGGCTACTCGGCCCTCGTCTCCAAGGGCATGACCAGGGCCGACGAGAACCTGATCAGGTCCATCCCTGAAGCCCTCGCCTCGACCGAGCGGGTCTGCAGCTCGGTGAATATCGGCTCGACCAGGACCGGGATCAACATGGACGCCGTGAAACTGATGGGCGAGATCGTGCTGGAGACGGCCGAAGCGACGAAGGAGAACAACTCGCTCGGGTGTGCGAAACTCGTGGTCTTCTGCAATGCTCCAGACGACAACCCCTTCATGGCCGGAGCCTTCCACGGCGTGACCGAGGCGGACGCGGTCATCAACGTGGGCGTGAGTGGGCCTGGCGTCGTGAAGCATGCCCTGGAGAATGTGCAGGGCGAGAACTTCGAGGTGCTCTGCGAGACCGTGAAGAAGACCGCCTTCAAAGTGACGCGTGTCGGGCAGTTGGTGGCCAGGGAGGCCTCGGAGAGGCTCGGGGTGCCGTTCGGGATCGTCGACCTCTCGCTTGCACCGACGCCGGCGGTGGGCGACAGCGTCGCCGGCATCTTAGAGGAGATGGGGCTGGAGTCGGTGGGTGCGCCAGGCACCACGGCGGCGCTCGCCCTCCTGAACGACCAGGTGAAGAAAGGAGGAGTGATGGCCAGTTCGTTTGTCGGCGGACTGAGCGGGGCGTTCATCCCGGTCAGCGAGGACCAGGGGATGATCGACGCCGTCACCCGCGGGGCCCTCTCGATCGAGAAACTGGAGGCCATGACCTGCGTCTGCTCGGTCGGCCTGGACATGATCGCGATCCCCGGCACGACCCCGGCGACCACCATCTCGGGCATGATTGCCGACGAGGCGGCGATCGGGATGATCAACCAGAAGACGACCGCCGTCCGTCTCATCCCGGTCGTCGGCAAAGATCTCGGCGACACCGTGGAGTTCGGGGGGTTGCTCGGGTATGCGCCGATCCAGGCGGTCAACCCGTTTGGGTGCGAGGCGTTCGTGAACCGCGGCGGGAGGATCCCGGCGCCGATCCATAGTTTCAAGAACTGA
- a CDS encoding archease: MPFVEVPHPADVKVRVWADDSTALFAEAAKAMFAVMYVNAEDRGVVRTLSVSSDDPTSLMVDFLSELLFLSEVDRVVFSEFEVRIDGTELEARAIGEPFDPARHLGGMEIKGVSYSGLTIFKDGEQFCSEILFDV; the protein is encoded by the coding sequence ATGCCCTTCGTCGAAGTCCCGCACCCTGCCGACGTCAAGGTGCGCGTCTGGGCAGATGACAGCACCGCCCTCTTTGCCGAAGCAGCGAAGGCGATGTTCGCGGTCATGTACGTCAACGCCGAGGACCGGGGAGTGGTGCGCACCCTCTCGGTCTCCTCAGACGACCCCACCTCGCTGATGGTCGACTTTCTTTCAGAACTTCTCTTTCTCTCTGAGGTCGACCGTGTGGTCTTTTCCGAGTTTGAGGTCAGGATCGACGGGACCGAACTGGAAGCCAGGGCGATCGGCGAACCCTTCGACCCTGCGCGCCACCTGGGGGGCATGGAGATCAAGGGGGTCTCGTACTCGGGGCTCACGATCTTCAAGGATGGAGAACAATTTTGTAGTGAGATACTCTTTGATGTGTGA
- a CDS encoding phosphate-starvation-inducible PsiE family protein, translated as MLKALDTYQKGIYYVLIGLLAVIIGFSVIELAALTIQGLWHQSPLRLENHEIIGVFGLFLLVLIGLELMETIRAYVEEHRVHVEVIMLVAIIAVARKIIILESEEAQDLPLLGIGFVVIALACGYYLIKKARTFEKET; from the coding sequence ATGCTCAAGGCGCTGGATACCTACCAGAAGGGGATATATTATGTCCTCATCGGCCTCCTCGCAGTCATCATCGGTTTTTCCGTGATCGAACTGGCAGCCCTGACCATCCAGGGACTATGGCACCAATCACCGTTGCGACTTGAGAACCACGAGATTATCGGTGTCTTCGGGCTCTTCCTTCTTGTCCTCATCGGCCTTGAACTCATGGAGACGATCCGGGCATATGTCGAGGAGCACCGGGTCCATGTCGAGGTGATCATGCTTGTGGCGATCATCGCTGTCGCCAGAAAGATCATCATCCTCGAATCAGAAGAAGCACAGGACCTCCCTCTCCTTGGGATCGGGTTTGTCGTCATCGCCCTGGCCTGTGGGTATTATCTGATCAAAAAGGCGAGGACCTTTGAAAAGGAAACATAG
- a CDS encoding RtcB family protein, which yields MLEGMKRIDEVEWEVPVGYVPKMRVPGRFFLSDDLTETLEAGAIQQLANVATLPGIVRYSLAMPDIHSGYGFPIGGVAAFREEDGIISPGGVGYDINCGVRLLATPLRAEDLTEMRALVEDLFRAVPTGVGAESRMRLSAQGLEEMLVEGVPWAVKEGYGVEADALHCEEHGQMQDADAVPVSKRARKRGMPQAGTLGAGNHFLEVQVIDRVFDQEAAAAYGLEEGQVCCMIHCGSRGLGHQVCTDHLRTLESATRRYGVEIPDRQLACAPVHSPEGEAYFGAMAAAANYAWVNRQVITHEVRKVFSKRYGIDYEEMPLVYDVAHNVAKREEHDIDGGRETVYVHRKGATRAFGPGRVEVPQDYRGVGQPVLIPGSMGSASYVLHGTTTAMERTFGSTCHGAGRVMSRTKAKKSMPGKEVREALLGRGIYVRATSDATIAEEAPAAYKESDKVIDTVTRAGLSLPVVRLRPLGVIKG from the coding sequence ATGCTTGAGGGGATGAAGAGAATCGATGAGGTGGAATGGGAAGTGCCGGTTGGGTATGTGCCAAAGATGCGCGTCCCAGGGCGGTTCTTCCTCTCCGACGACCTTACTGAGACACTTGAAGCCGGCGCCATTCAGCAACTGGCAAATGTCGCCACCCTGCCAGGGATCGTCAGGTATTCTCTTGCCATGCCTGACATCCACTCTGGATACGGCTTTCCGATCGGGGGCGTCGCCGCCTTCAGGGAAGAGGATGGGATCATATCGCCCGGTGGTGTCGGCTATGATATCAACTGCGGCGTCCGCCTCCTTGCCACGCCATTGCGGGCCGAGGACCTCACCGAGATGCGCGCCCTCGTCGAGGACCTCTTCAGGGCCGTGCCGACCGGCGTCGGCGCCGAGAGCAGGATGCGTCTCTCGGCCCAGGGCCTGGAGGAGATGTTGGTCGAAGGCGTGCCATGGGCCGTCAAAGAAGGCTACGGGGTCGAGGCCGACGCCCTCCACTGCGAGGAGCACGGCCAGATGCAGGACGCCGACGCCGTCCCGGTGAGCAAGCGGGCAAGAAAACGCGGCATGCCCCAGGCCGGCACTCTCGGCGCAGGCAACCATTTTCTTGAGGTCCAGGTCATCGACAGGGTCTTTGACCAGGAGGCCGCCGCGGCCTACGGGCTTGAAGAGGGGCAGGTCTGCTGCATGATCCACTGCGGGTCCAGGGGGCTTGGCCACCAGGTCTGCACCGACCACCTCCGCACCCTTGAGTCGGCGACCAGGAGATATGGCGTCGAGATCCCTGACCGGCAGCTTGCCTGCGCCCCGGTCCACTCGCCCGAGGGCGAGGCCTACTTCGGGGCGATGGCCGCCGCCGCGAACTATGCCTGGGTGAACAGGCAGGTGATCACCCACGAGGTGAGGAAGGTCTTCTCAAAGCGCTATGGGATCGACTACGAGGAGATGCCCCTCGTCTACGACGTCGCCCACAACGTGGCCAAGCGCGAGGAGCACGATATCGACGGCGGCCGCGAGACCGTCTATGTCCATCGGAAGGGCGCGACCAGGGCTTTTGGGCCCGGGCGGGTCGAGGTTCCGCAGGACTACCGGGGCGTCGGCCAGCCGGTGCTCATCCCTGGGAGCATGGGCAGTGCCTCCTATGTCCTCCACGGCACCACGACCGCGATGGAGCGGACCTTTGGGAGCACCTGCCATGGTGCCGGCCGGGTGATGAGCCGCACCAAGGCGAAGAAGTCGATGCCTGGAAAAGAGGTGAGAGAGGCCCTCCTTGGACGCGGGATCTATGTCAGGGCGACGAGCGACGCCACCATCGCCGAAGAGGCCCCGGCGGCGTACAAGGAGAGCGACAAGGTCATCGACACCGTCACCCGTGCAGGGCTCTCCCTCCCGGTCGTCCGTCTCCGCCCCCTCGGGGTGATCAAGGGATGA
- a CDS encoding ACT domain-containing protein, producing the protein MKKTIITVVGRDTVGIIAKVCTYLAENQVNVEDISQTIVQGYFNMMMIVDTGRSSKPFGEMVSDLETLGDEIGVRIRCQREDIFTSMHRI; encoded by the coding sequence ATGAAAAAAACCATCATCACAGTCGTAGGCAGAGACACCGTCGGGATCATCGCGAAGGTCTGCACCTACCTCGCCGAGAACCAGGTGAACGTCGAGGACATCTCCCAGACCATCGTGCAGGGCTACTTCAATATGATGATGATCGTCGACACCGGCAGGTCATCGAAACCGTTTGGCGAGATGGTGAGTGACCTGGAGACGCTCGGCGACGAGATCGGGGTCAGGATCCGGTGCCAGCGTGAGGACATCTTTACCAGCATGCACCGGATCTGA
- a CDS encoding preprotein translocase subunit SecD, with amino-acid sequence MKEDSVLKKLSRDWRVVLMVALVIFSVIAIGPHFDENGQFATNLQYGLDLQEGSWLQMEFQAEVVTVQTGQPLQEIAANLSEQLDAEVLPVGPDQIEVRMPMTEAELRPLFEQAGAEVVAVNQGVSKETAESVKRVLDEKVNSLGTKDARVNVLTGLNGITRYVRVELAGVDMETANEIVGKQGKFEIRVETTGDQTQHVLFGDSITSVSTPEKDPHYGKWGVSFTIDEAGAKAFQEAAISSNAVNDPQNHELIMYLDNETVYSAPLTVELANSLKANPVRSLTATTGTGDEGLEKAMNLEIHLRAGSLPVDVKVVGSGSVSAALGDYFKILSFLAAVLALIVVGVVIYYRYREPSIVLPMVMTTLAEILILLGIARFIQQLDLASIAGIIAVMGTGIDQLVVITDEVLHEGRVPSPSVYLKRLGRALGIIMVAASTTIIAMLPLALMDLSTLRGFAIITILGVFVGVLITRPAYGKIIMAILSK; translated from the coding sequence ATGAAAGAGGACAGCGTACTCAAGAAACTCTCCAGGGACTGGCGCGTCGTCCTGATGGTCGCCCTGGTGATCTTCTCGGTCATCGCAATCGGGCCGCACTTCGACGAGAACGGGCAGTTTGCGACCAACCTCCAGTACGGGCTCGACCTCCAGGAAGGTTCCTGGCTCCAGATGGAGTTCCAGGCCGAAGTGGTCACGGTCCAGACCGGCCAGCCGCTCCAGGAGATTGCGGCCAACCTCTCCGAGCAACTGGACGCCGAGGTACTCCCGGTCGGGCCAGACCAGATTGAGGTGAGGATGCCGATGACCGAGGCCGAACTCAGGCCGCTCTTCGAGCAGGCAGGGGCCGAGGTCGTGGCCGTCAACCAGGGCGTCTCCAAGGAGACGGCCGAGTCGGTGAAGCGGGTCCTTGACGAGAAGGTGAACAGCCTTGGCACCAAGGACGCGCGGGTGAACGTCCTCACCGGGCTCAACGGGATCACGAGGTACGTGAGGGTCGAACTTGCCGGCGTCGATATGGAGACGGCCAACGAGATCGTCGGCAAGCAGGGCAAGTTCGAGATCAGGGTCGAGACAACCGGGGACCAGACCCAGCATGTCCTCTTCGGCGACTCGATCACCAGCGTCAGCACGCCTGAGAAGGACCCCCATTATGGGAAGTGGGGGGTGAGTTTCACCATCGACGAAGCGGGCGCCAAGGCCTTCCAGGAGGCGGCGATCTCGTCCAATGCCGTCAACGATCCCCAGAACCATGAACTGATCATGTACCTGGACAATGAGACGGTCTACAGCGCACCGCTCACCGTCGAACTGGCCAACAGCCTGAAGGCCAACCCGGTGCGTTCGCTCACCGCCACAACCGGAACCGGTGACGAGGGGTTGGAGAAAGCGATGAACCTCGAGATCCACCTGCGTGCCGGTTCTCTGCCGGTGGACGTGAAGGTCGTGGGGTCAGGTTCGGTCTCGGCGGCGCTCGGGGACTACTTCAAGATCCTCAGTTTCCTGGCGGCGGTCCTTGCTCTCATCGTGGTCGGGGTAGTGATCTACTACCGCTACCGTGAGCCAAGCATCGTGTTGCCGATGGTCATGACCACCCTTGCCGAGATCCTGATCCTGCTTGGCATCGCCAGGTTCATCCAGCAGCTTGATCTCGCCTCGATCGCCGGTATCATCGCCGTGATGGGTACAGGTATCGATCAGCTGGTGGTGATCACCGACGAGGTGCTCCATGAGGGACGGGTGCCTTCGCCGAGCGTGTACCTCAAGCGGCTTGGCCGGGCGCTCGGGATCATCATGGTGGCGGCGTCGACGACGATCATCGCCATGCTCCCGCTCGCCCTGATGGACCTCTCCACCCTGCGCGGGTTTGCCATCATCACGATCCTCGGCGTCTTCGTCGGGGTGCTGATCACCAGGCCAGCGTACGGGAAGATCATCATGGCGATCCTCTCGAAGTAA
- the cls gene encoding cardiolipin synthase has translation MDWSLILSVILLFNILFAIAVVFFERKNPTAALAWLMVLFLLPPLGFALYLVFGQNFTRQKMFTLKEAGDHYLKGLFEEQHQDLVDRGFRFANPAAERYRDTILALLRNNQALVTEKNEVEVYTDGKEKFAALFEAIRGARHHVHLEYFIVNNDDLGRAVVHALAEKAKEGVEVRLLFDAVGTRAGGGSKEVFHELTDAGGEIGVFFPSLYRVNYRNHRKIAVIDGAVGFIGGFNIGDEYLGKGPLGYWRDTAVRISGRAVNLLQLRFFLDWNHATGEYRGDDPIYFPDPDVAGTVPLQVVSGGPDTRWSPIKEGYIKLINSARESVYIQSPYFIPDESVTDALRLAALSGVDVRVMIPCKPDHPFVYWASLSFVGDLLDAGVRAYTYDHGFLHAKTIVVDGTAGSVGSANWDVRSFRLNFEANVFFYDAEVGGEMKKRFVQDLEVCTEITPERYADRPRGVRMKESVSRLFSPLG, from the coding sequence ATGGACTGGTCACTCATCCTCAGCGTGATCCTCCTCTTCAACATCCTCTTTGCCATCGCCGTCGTCTTCTTTGAACGAAAAAATCCCACCGCCGCCCTTGCATGGCTGATGGTCCTCTTCCTCCTGCCCCCGCTCGGGTTTGCCCTGTACCTTGTCTTCGGGCAGAACTTCACCAGACAGAAGATGTTCACCCTCAAGGAGGCGGGTGACCACTACCTCAAAGGGCTCTTCGAGGAGCAACACCAGGACCTCGTCGACCGCGGCTTCAGGTTCGCAAACCCAGCGGCAGAACGGTACCGCGACACCATCCTTGCCCTCCTCAGGAACAACCAGGCGCTCGTGACCGAGAAGAACGAGGTCGAGGTCTACACCGACGGAAAAGAAAAGTTCGCCGCCCTCTTCGAGGCCATCAGGGGGGCACGCCACCATGTCCACCTGGAATATTTCATCGTCAACAACGACGACCTTGGGCGGGCGGTCGTCCACGCTCTCGCGGAGAAGGCGAAGGAAGGCGTCGAAGTCCGTCTCCTCTTCGACGCCGTCGGCACGCGTGCCGGTGGGGGATCGAAGGAAGTCTTTCATGAACTGACCGATGCAGGCGGGGAGATCGGGGTCTTCTTCCCCTCGCTGTACCGGGTGAACTACCGCAACCACCGAAAGATTGCGGTCATCGACGGGGCGGTCGGGTTCATCGGCGGGTTCAATATCGGCGACGAGTACCTGGGCAAGGGCCCGCTCGGCTACTGGCGGGACACCGCGGTCAGGATCTCTGGGCGGGCCGTGAACCTCCTGCAACTGCGGTTCTTCCTCGACTGGAACCATGCGACCGGGGAGTACCGCGGCGATGATCCGATCTATTTCCCTGACCCTGACGTCGCCGGCACCGTCCCGCTCCAGGTCGTCTCTGGTGGGCCTGACACCAGGTGGAGCCCGATCAAGGAAGGCTATATCAAATTGATCAACTCGGCCAGGGAGTCGGTGTACATCCAGAGCCCGTACTTCATCCCTGACGAGAGCGTCACCGACGCCCTCCGCCTCGCGGCGCTCTCAGGCGTCGACGTGCGGGTGATGATCCCGTGCAAGCCTGACCATCCGTTTGTCTACTGGGCCAGTCTCTCCTTTGTCGGCGACCTCCTCGACGCCGGGGTGCGGGCCTACACCTATGATCACGGTTTCCTCCATGCCAAGACGATCGTCGTCGACGGCACGGCCGGATCGGTGGGGAGCGCCAACTGGGATGTGCGGAGTTTCAGGCTGAACTTCGAGGCGAACGTCTTCTTCTACGACGCAGAGGTGGGGGGCGAGATGAAGAAGCGGTTTGTCCAGGACCTTGAAGTCTGCACCGAGATCACGCCGGAACGCTATGCCGACCGCCCCCGCGGGGTCAGGATGAAGGAGTCGGTCTCCAGGCTCTTCTCGCCGCTTGGGTAG
- a CDS encoding chloride channel protein, with protein MPPDDIATLWQTLRFALAAVLLGVAAAGAMVFFLAVQYGGAALVWPESAPVPYYTLLLTTASGLAVGLCLHFFDDHVGLLQETLATFKETGRFEPQYLPAGLLTIYLSLVGGASLGPEVAAVDMGGGMGTRLGDRVAWLKERVRALSTVGVLGALVGFAVYLLLTGPPGALYPVPPYTFVAVDLVYAAVLGLVGAVAGVGFIYSYHLFSRLIVPLADRPIFRGLLGGLGLGVLGTLAPLVLFSGQNEFQTVLTEGAAMGAVMLLALVAAKILASTWCMATVFKGGPVFPLFFAGGTLGMAATLLAPAIPVALAVPAAMSGMTVAVLKMPSVVFVLLAMVFLQWDVVPAVVIATVVGYVATRRVVLIEKG; from the coding sequence ATGCCGCCAGACGATATCGCCACACTCTGGCAGACCCTGCGCTTCGCACTCGCGGCCGTCCTGCTTGGGGTGGCCGCTGCAGGAGCGATGGTGTTCTTCCTTGCGGTGCAGTATGGAGGGGCGGCGCTGGTCTGGCCTGAGTCAGCCCCGGTCCCGTACTACACCCTCCTCCTTACCACCGCCAGCGGGCTCGCGGTCGGGCTCTGCCTTCACTTCTTCGACGACCACGTGGGGCTGCTCCAGGAGACCCTTGCGACCTTTAAGGAGACCGGACGCTTCGAGCCGCAGTATCTCCCGGCCGGGCTGCTCACCATCTACCTCTCCCTCGTCGGCGGCGCCAGTCTGGGGCCCGAGGTGGCCGCCGTCGATATGGGCGGCGGGATGGGCACCCGCCTCGGCGACCGGGTGGCCTGGCTGAAGGAGCGTGTCCGCGCCCTCTCGACGGTCGGGGTCCTTGGGGCCCTCGTAGGGTTTGCGGTCTATCTTCTCCTCACCGGCCCGCCCGGCGCCCTGTACCCGGTCCCGCCCTACACCTTCGTCGCCGTTGACCTTGTCTATGCGGCGGTCCTCGGTCTGGTCGGTGCCGTGGCTGGGGTGGGCTTCATCTATTCTTACCACCTCTTCTCCCGCCTCATCGTCCCTCTCGCCGACCGCCCAATTTTCCGCGGCCTCCTCGGGGGCCTGGGCCTCGGTGTCCTCGGCACCCTCGCCCCGCTCGTCCTCTTCTCAGGCCAGAACGAGTTTCAGACCGTGCTTACCGAAGGGGCGGCGATGGGGGCGGTCATGCTCCTCGCTCTCGTCGCGGCGAAGATCCTGGCCAGCACATGGTGCATGGCCACGGTCTTCAAGGGCGGCCCGGTCTTCCCGCTCTTCTTTGCCGGCGGCACCCTCGGCATGGCCGCCACTCTCCTCGCCCCTGCAATCCCAGTCGCCCTCGCCGTCCCCGCCGCCATGTCCGGGATGACCGTCGCGGTGCTGAAGATGCCGTCGGTGGTCTTTGTCCTGCTTGCGATGGTGTTTTTGCAGTGGGATGTCGTGCCTGCGGTGGTGATCGCGACGGTGGTGGGGTACGTAGCGACGCGGCGGGTGGTGTTGATTGAGAAGGGGTGA
- a CDS encoding protein translocase subunit SecF has translation MGFDIYDVNKYAPKQMVAVPLIVLLLALGLLGINWLSTGTLLTPGIDFAGGTAVTVMTDDSVEDIEAYFAGFPLTSVGEGLNGGKYIRFGPMDDDEQQALVKKVNDRYPDPKIDQIGESFGEALQQQALLALLFSFIGMGIVVFLAFRDVVPSIAVVLSALSDIIITAAIMDIVGIQLTLSTTAALLMLIGYSVDSDILLTTRLLKRQGKLDEKLAGAYRTGIIMTTTTIAAIAAMFAVTAFGQVEVIAQISAVLLIGLFVDLMNTWVLNAGILKGYVMQKNGGRA, from the coding sequence ATGGGTTTTGATATCTACGATGTCAATAAATATGCCCCAAAGCAGATGGTGGCGGTGCCACTCATCGTGCTTCTCCTGGCACTCGGCCTGTTGGGGATCAACTGGCTGAGTACCGGGACGCTGCTCACGCCTGGCATAGATTTTGCCGGCGGGACAGCAGTCACTGTCATGACTGACGACAGTGTCGAGGATATTGAGGCGTACTTTGCCGGATTCCCCCTGACTTCAGTGGGTGAAGGACTAAATGGCGGAAAATATATCAGGTTCGGTCCGATGGACGACGACGAGCAGCAAGCGCTTGTCAAGAAGGTCAATGACCGCTACCCCGACCCAAAGATCGATCAGATCGGCGAGTCCTTCGGTGAGGCCCTCCAGCAGCAGGCCCTCCTTGCCCTGCTCTTCTCCTTCATCGGGATGGGTATTGTCGTCTTCCTGGCCTTCAGGGACGTAGTCCCGTCCATCGCGGTGGTGCTCTCGGCACTCTCCGATATCATCATCACCGCTGCGATCATGGATATTGTCGGGATCCAGCTCACCCTGTCGACGACGGCGGCGCTCCTGATGCTCATCGGGTATTCGGTGGACAGCGACATTCTCCTCACGACCCGCCTCCTCAAACGGCAGGGCAAACTGGATGAGAAACTCGCCGGGGCCTACCGGACCGGGATCATCATGACGACCACGACGATCGCGGCGATCGCGGCGATGTTTGCGGTCACGGCCTTTGGGCAGGTGGAAGTCATCGCGCAGATCTCTGCGGTGCTTCTTATCGGGCTCTTTGTCGACCTGATGAACACCTGGGTGCTGAATGCAGGTATCCTCAAGGGCTATGTGATGCAGAAGAACGGAGGGCGCGCATGA